The Actinocorallia herbida DNA window TGGGCGCTGCTGGGGCATCTCGGGCAGTTCGTGATCGGGCTGTTCGCGCCGCTGATCGTCTACCTGGTCTACAAGGACAAGGGGCAGTTCGCGCGCTGGCACGGCGCGCAGGGCCTCAACCTCGGGATCACCGCGGTCGCCTACACGGTCATCCTGATCCCGGTCTCGTTCATCACCTTCGGTCTCGGCGCGCTGCTGTACTTCCCGCTCGGCGCCGTCGAGATCGTCTTCCTGATCATCGGGGCGGTGAAGGCGTCGCAGGGCGAGTGGTACCGGTTCCCCTCGTTCCTGGCCTGGCCCATGGTCAAGTGACGGCCCGGGCCGGGTCCGTGCGGGGTTAGCCGCCCCCGCGCGGTGGCATGGATCGGTCATGGACGAACTGGTGCCGGGGGATTCGCTCATGACCGACTCCCCGGAGGAAGGCCGGGTGCTGGCGCTCGAGATGGCACGCCGGGCGCTGGTGCGGTTGCGCCCCGCGGCGGATCCGCAGGTGAGCGGCGAGGCGGTCGCCGCGGAGTTCGCCACGATCGCGGCGGCCAACCATTACTGGCGCGGCCCGTCGTGGAAGCATGCCTTCCGCCCCGATCGCGGAGATATGCGGGGCTAGGTCACAGTTTGGCCAGGGGGCCGGTAAGGGAATCTCTCCGCCATGACAACTGATCTCCGGGTGCTCAGCGACGAGCACCTGACCAAGGCCAAAGCCGACAAGAACGGCCGCAGCGCCCATCTGTTCGTGCACGACGGCCCCCTGCGCCAGGCCCTGATCGCGCTCACCGAGGGCGCCGAGCTGGAGGAGCACGTGGCGCCTCCCGCCGCGAGCATCCAGGTGCTGTCCGGCAGCGTGCGGATCACGGCCGAGAGCGGCGACGTCGAACTCGCCGAGGGCGGGGTGCACGCGATCCCGCACGAGCGACACGGACTGACCGCGCTGAGCGACGCGGTCCTGGTCCTGACGACGGTGACCGGCATCACGACCCCGTGATCAGATCGAGTCACACGGATACCCAGAAACCGCGGGTCACCATGCGTTCCGGGGTGAAAACTGTCCGTCGTGGGTCACACACTCTTGCACCAGATACTCGTCGCGGATCTCGTCGCTCCGGTGATGTTCGCCGAATACGGCGACATGGCGACGGCGACGGAAGCCGCCGCGCGGCTCGGTGACGGCACCTGGGTGCCGTCGGACCTCATGGTCTACTGCGCCGGCCAGCGGCGGGAGAGTTTTGTGGACGGCCCCCCGCTGCTGGCCGTCGAGGTCGCCTCGGAGGCGTCCCGGGCCAGCGATCTCGGCGTGAAGAAGGCCCTGTACGAGGCCGCCGGGGTCCCGTGCTACTGGGTCGTCGACATCGCCGGGGAGAACGCGCGGGTCCATGTCTTCGAGCTGACCGACGACGGCTACCGCGAGGTGGCCGTCGTCGGCCCTGGCGACACGGTGCGGCTCACCGAACCATTCAAGATCGAGATCAGGCCGGAGGCGCTGTTCCGGGGGCTTCCGCCCTGGCGCGCCCCGGTGGAGGGAGCGCACATGGCCCGTCACAACGGTCCCGACCTGCCCGCGGCCGACGAGGCGTTCGGCATCGACTCCTTCCTGCGCCGCTGGCCGACCGGCGTGGAGAAGGTGGAACTGCACAACGGCAGCCCCGTCTTCTACGGCCGCTGGGACGAGCGGGACGTCGCGATCGCCCAGCGCGCTTATCCGGGCCGGGTGATCCGCCTCGACCAGGTGCCGGGCCGCCCCGGCACGATGACGGTCCTGCCCGCGGCCGCCACGACCGCCCCGCAGGCCGCCGTCAGACTCGACTGATCCACGGCCGGGCGGGCGGCCCGAGCACGGCGTCCCCGCTGCGAGACTGGGGGCATGCCCTCGACGCTGCCCGAAGGGGACCCCGTACCCGCCGACGGATCGCTGCCCGGATCGGCCCTCGCCGGCCTGGGCGGGCGCCCGTTCGGCTTCTACGTCCATGTCCCGTTCTGCGTGACGCGCTGCGGCTACTGCGACTTCAACACCTACACCGCCTCCGAACTCGGCCCCGGCGCGTCCCGTGACTCCTACGCGGACACGGTGATCGACGAGATCCGGTTGGCCCGGCGCGTCCTGGGCGAGGCCGAGCTGCCGGTGGAGACGGTCTTCGTGGGCGGCGGGACCCCGACCCTGCTGCCGCCGGGCGACCTCGGCCGGATCCTCGCCGCGATCGACGGGGAGTTCGGGCTGGCGCCGGGCGCCGAGGTCACCACCGAGGCCAATCCGGAGACCGTCGACCGCGCCTATCTGGACGGGCTGCGCGCCGGGGGGTTCACCCGGGTCTCCTACGGGATGCAGAGCGCCCGGCCGCACGTCCTGGCGGCGCTGGACCGGACGCACACCCCGGCCCGGGTGCCCCGGGTCGTCGAGCAGGCCAGGGAGGCGGGGTTCGGGCACGTCAACCTCGACCTGATCTACGGGACCCCGGGGGAGTCGGACGACGACTGGCGGGCGTCCCTGGAGGCGGCGCTGGAGGCCGGGCCCGACCACATCTCGGCGTACGCGCTGATCGTCGAGGACGGCACGAAGCTCGCCGCCCAGGTCAGGCGCGGGGTGCTGGCCGAGCCGGACGACGACGCCATGGCCGACCGCTACCTCGTGGCCGACGAGCTGCTCGGCAAGGCCGGGATGCGGTGGTACGAGCTGTCGAACTGGGCGCTGCCCGGCGGCGAGTGCGCCCACAACGTCCTGTACTGGAAGGGCGCCGACTGGTGGGGCGCGGGTCCAGGCGCGCACAGCCATGTGGGCGGCACCCGCTGGTGGAACGTGAAGCATCCCGCCGCGTACGCGGCGCGCCTCGCCGAGGGCCGCACCCCCGCGCACGCCCGCGAGGTGCTCGACGACGAGACCCGGCTCGTGGAGCGGGTCCTGCTGGAGATCCGGCTGCGCGAGGGCTGCCCGCTGGAGCTCCTGGACGCCGCGGCGGTCGCCGAGCAGGAGGCCAGGGGCCTGGTGGAGCGGGTGGACGGCCACGCCGTGCTCACGCTCCAGGGCCGTCTCCTGGCCGACGCGGTCGTGCGCGACCTCACCTGAGCCGCTATCCGCGCGGCGGCCGGTCCTTGAAGATCGGCCAGGCGACGAGCGCGGGCAGCCGGTGCCAGGCGCCCTTGTTGACGCGGGTCGCGCTGTAGACGACGAGGCCGAGCGACAGCACGACCCAGCCCGCGGCGACCCATTGGGCGGCGGGGAGCCACTGGCTGATCCAGAGCGCCGCCCCCACGCCGATCCCGGTGGTCAGGGCGAGGTTGAGTGCCTGGCGGCCGTGGTGGCGCGCGTAGGCCGAGCGGCGCTTCTTGGTCAGGTAGATGTACAGCGGGGGCAGCACCCACAGGACGAACTGGCCGATATAGGCGGTCAGCGCCCACTGGCGCTCGTCCGGCGTGGTCGGCCCGCCCGCGTACCCCGCGGCGAAGCCCTCGGGCAGGCGGACGGTCGGGGTGGGCTGGGGGCGGTTGCGGCGTGCCATGGGCGTCACTCCTCGGGAGCGGTGACGAAGTCGATCAACTCTTCGACGCGCCCGAGCAGCTCCGGTTCCAGATCGGCGAAAGTCCGTACCGATCCGAGAATCCGCCGCCAGGCCGCCCGGGTGTCCCCGGGCCAGCCGAGCCGGGCGCAGACCCCTTCCTTCCAGTCGAAGCCCTTGGGCACCACGGGCCAGGCCCGGATGCCCACGGAGGCGGGTTTCACCGCCTCCCAGACGTCGATGTAGGGGTGCCCGCACACGAGCACGTCGGGGTCGTCGATCCGGGCGGCGATCCGGGACTCCTTCGAGCCCGGCACGAGGTGGTCGACCAGGACGCCGAGTCTTCGGCCCGGCCCCGGCTCGAACTCCTCGACGATGAGGGGGAGCTGGTCGATCCCCTCCAGGTACTCCACGGCGACGCCCTCGACGCGCAGGTCGTGGCCCCAGATCTTCTCCACGAGCTCCGCGTCGTGCACGCCTTCGACGTAGATCCGGCTCTCCCTGGCCACCCGGGCCCGGTGGCCCTGGACGGCGATCGACCCCGACGCGCTGCGCGCCGGACCCGTCAGGCGGGGGACCGGCCGCACGAGGGTGACGGGCCTGCCGTCCAGCAGGAACCCGGCGGGGTCGAGGGGGAAGACGCGGCGTTTGCCGAAGCGGTCCTCCAGGGTGACCTCGTCCTTGCCGCAGGCGACGACCGCGCCGCAGAACCCGCTGTCGGGGTCCTCCACGACGAGGTCGCGCTCGGCGGGGATCTCGGGGATGGTGCCCTTGCGGGGGAGCCGCCAGTTCCCGGCGAGGACGTCTTCTCCATAGTCCTTGCTGCGCACGCCCCGACCCTAACCCGAGGGGGCGCGGAGGTGCATCACTCCAGAGGGTGGGACAGCTGCCGGTGCCCCCGCCGGACCGCCTGGAGGAGCCGCAGCGGGTCGTAGGGCCAGTCGTGGGCCGTGAGCGCCTGCACAGGGTCGAGGCCCTGGTCGAACGTCTCACGGACGCCGTGGGCCACGGCCGCCACGGAATCGCGCTGCCGTACCGCGAACTCCCGCCCGACCGGCGTGCCGTGCCCCGGGACGATCTTCTCCGGGTGCAGCTCCAGCAGCCGCGTCAGGGTGATCGGCCAGTCCAGGGGGTGGCTGTCGCCGCCGTAGGCCGGGGGTCCGGACTCCTCGACGAGGTCGCCGGCGAACAGCACCCCGCAGTCGGGCACCTGGACCACGATGTCGTGCCCGGTGTGGCCCCGGCCGAGGTGGTGGAGCTCCACGAGGCGGTCGCCGAGATCGATGAGGGCGGTGCCGGAGAACGTCTGGGTGATCGGGGGGACGACGGTGCCCGTCACGGCGCGGGCCCAGTCGGGGTCGTCGGCGGCCATGGTGATCCAGACCTCCCGGCGCAGGTACTCCGGCAGCCCGGTGTGCCCCCAGAACAGGCCGGTGAAGGCCCCGTTGCCGAAGCAGTGGTCGAAGTGGCCGTGCGTGTTGACCACCGCGACGGGCTCGCCGACGCCCAGTTCGCGAAGTTCCTCCCGCAGCTGGACGCCCTCGCCGAGGGAGGCTCCGGTGTCGATCAGGACGGTCCCGAGCCGCCCCGTGACCACCCCGACATTGACCTCGAACCTGCCGTGGCTGCGGCGGAAGCAGCGGTCGGCGACCTCTTCCCAGGACATGCCCCAGACTCTCGCACATCGACTTCCGCGCCCGGGACCGTACACTTGGCACTCATAGACTGGGAGTGCCAGGCAGCGGGCCTGCCGGGCACCGGGCAGTGGGAGCGCCAGAGCAGGAGGTGAGCGTTGTTGGAGGATCGTAAGCTGGCCATCCTGCGCGCCATCGTGGAGGACTATGTCTCCACCAACGAACCGGTGGGTTCCAAAGCGCTGGCCGAACGGCACGCCCTCGGCGTCTCCCCGGCGACCGTGCGCAACGACATGGCCGTGCTGGAGGAGCAGGGGTACATCACCCAGCCCCACACCAGCGCGGGCCGGATCCCGACCGACAAGGGCTACCGCCTGTTCGTCGACAGGCTGTCGACGATCAAGCCGATGTCGTCGGCCGAGCGCCGGGCGATCGAGACGTTCCTCGCGGGCGCCTACGACCTCGACGACGTGGTCTCCCGGACCGTCCGCCTGCTCGCGCAGATCACCCGGCAGGTCGCCGTGGTGCAGTACCCCTCGCTGGTGCGCTCGTCGGTCCGGCACATCGAGCTGGTCCCGATGTCGTCCCGGCGGCTGCTGCTCGTGGTGATCACCGACACCGGCCGGGTGGAGCAGCGCGTCTTCGAGACCGCGGCCGACATCAACGACGAGTCGGTGTCCCACCTGCGGGCGCTGCTCAACACCTGCCTGGACGGGCGGTCGTTCGCCGACGTGCCCCTCGCGGTGGAGGACCTGCCCGAACGCGTCTCGGCCGAAGACAAGCCCGTCGCCGCGGCGGTCCTGTCGGTGCTGCTGGAGACCCTGGTCGAACGGAACGAAGAGAAGATCGTCTTCGCGGGCGCGGCGAACCTCGCCCACGTGGACTTCTCGCAGAGCCTCCGGGACGTGCTGGAGGCCCTGGAAGAACAGGTGGTGCTGATGAGACTGCTGGGGGAGACCGGGGATCCGGCTACCCTGACCGTCAGGATCGGCACCGAGAACCAGTTGGAGGGCCTGCGCTCCACCTCCGTGGTCGCCACCGGCTACGGGATGGACGGGCAGGCGCTGGCCCGCCTGGGGGTTCTCGGCCCCACCCGCATGGACTACCCCGGAACGATGGGAGCGGTACGCGCTGTGGCACGTTACGTCGGACAGATCCTGGCGGGCTCGTAGTGCGCGATTATTACGCGATTCTCGGGGTGAGCCGCAACGCCACCCCCGACGAGATCAAGAAGGCCTACCGCAGGCTCGCGCGCGAACTCCACCCGGACGTCAATCCCGACGCCGAGAGCCAGGAGAAGTTCAAAGAGGTCACCCAGGCCTACGAGGTCCTGTCGGACCCCAAGAAGAAGGAGATGTTCGACCTCGGCGCCGACCCCTTCGCGCCCGGAGGCGGCGCGGGCGGATTCGGCGGCGGATTCGGTGCCGGCTTCCCCTTCAGCGACCTCATGGACGCGGTCTTCGGCCAGGCCGGGACCCGCGGGCCGCGCTCGCGCGCCCGCCGCGGCCGCAACGCCACGCTGCGGGTCGAGCTCGACCTCGCCGAGACGGCGTTCGGCACCACCCGCGAGCTGACCATCGACACCGCGACCGTCTGCAAGGTGTGCAGCGGCAGCGGCGCCGAGGCCGGCACCCACCCCGAGCAGTGCGACATGTGCCACGGCCGGGGCGAGATCCAGCAGGTGCAGCGCAGCTTCCTCGGCCAGGTCATGACCTCCCGCCCCTGCCCCCAGTGCGGCGGCTACGGCTCGGTCATCCGCACCCCGTGCCGCGAGTGCTCCGGCGAGGGCCGGGTGCGCACCCAACGGACGATCAAGGTCAAGATCCCCGCAGGCGTCGAGCACGGCACCCACATCCAGCTCGCCGGGGAGGGCGAGGTCGGCCCCGGCGGCGGCCCCGCCGGCGACCTCTTCCTGGAGATCGTCGAGCGTCAGCACGCGATCTTCGAGCGCGAGGGCGACGACCTGCACTGCACCGTCCAGATCCCGATGACGGCCGCCGCGCTCGGCAGCACGGTCACCGTGGAGACCCTGGACGGCGCCGAGGAGGTCGACATCCGGCCCGGCACCCAGTCCGGCCAGGTCATCCCCCTGTACGGGCGGGGCGCCCGGCACCTCAACATGAGCGGCCGCGGCGACCTGATGATCCACGTCAACGTGGAGACCCCGACCAAGCTCGACCCGGAGCAGGAGGACCTGCTCAAGCAGCTGTCCGTCCTGCGCGACGAGGAGCGGCCCCCCGGCAAGTTCGCCCCCGGCCAGCAGGGGTTCTTCTCCCGCCTGAGGGACGCCTTCCACACTTGAGGAGACGAGGTGGCCGACGCCTACCGCGACGGCTACACCAACCCCTAGCGGGTTCATCGGACGGCCGGGCGCATCCACGCCCGGCCGTTCGCGCAGGTGCGGCGGCGGCCGGGAGTTCCTCCCCTGCGACAGCGGAGGAGTCATCGGGCGATACTGGACCGATGTCGGCTGGTTTCGGTGGTTTCGGTCTGCCCGCGCGGCCGTCGTCGCGCGGAGGCGGGCTCCTGGTGGACGTGCTGGTCGCGGCGGCGGTCGCGGTGCCGGTGTTCGTGCCGTTCGCCACGGCGCCGGAGGTGACGCCGCTCGGCGTGGTGGTCAACCTCGGCACGGTGGTGCCGCTGGTGTGGCGGCGGCGGGCGCCGTTCGCGGTCGCGCTGGTCGTGGCGTGCTTCGCGATGGCGGTGTCGCTGCACCACCGGCCGGGGCAGATGCTGCAGTACGGCGCGCTGGTGGCCATCTACACCCTCGCCGACCTGGGGCGGCACCGCTGGCAGCGCTGGGGGTTCATCGGCGCGCTCGTCGCGACGATCCCGCCGGGCGCGCTGCTCGTCAAGGGCAACGACGCGGGCGAGTTCATGTTCACGCTGCTCCTGCCCATGACCGCGTTCCTGCTCGGCACGCTGGCGCGCACGGCACGGGAGCGGTCGGAGGCGCTGGCGGAGCGCTCGGTGCGGTTGGAGCGCGAACGCGAGGTCGAGGCGGCGCGGGCGGCGGCCGAGGAGCGGGCCCGCATCGCCCGCGACATGCACGACGTGCTCGCGCACGCCGTCAGCATCATGGTCGTCCAGGCCGAGGCGGGCCCCGTGGTGGTCCGGTCCGATCCCGACCAGGCCGAGCGGGTCTTCGACGCGATCGCCGACGCGGGCCGGGACGCGATGGCCCAGCTCCGCCGCACGCTGGGCGTCCTCAAGGAGGAGCGGGACCGCGGGGTACGCGCGCCCCAGCCGACCATCGGCGCGCTGCCGGGCCTGGTCGAGCACGTCAACCGCACCGGGGTCCGGGTGGGGCTCACCGTCGAGGGGGCACGGCGCGAGGTTCCCGCGGACGCCGACGTGGCGGCCTACCGCATCGTGCAGGAGGCGCTCACCAACACGGTGAAGCACGCCGGGGCGCGCACCGCCGAGGTCCGGCTCCGCTGGACCGATCGAGAACTGGAGATCACGGTGACGGACGACGGGCAGGGCCAGGCCGTGGGCGATCCGGGCTGGCGGCGGGGCGGCGAGGGCCTCATCGGCATCCGGGAACGCGTCATCGCCTGCGGCGGCACGGCCGAGGCGGGTCCGCTGCCGGACGGCGGGTTCCGCGTTCTCGCGCGCCTGCCCTGCCCCGCGGCGGTGACGGCGTGATCCGGGTGGTGCTCGTCGATGATCAGGAACTCGTCCGCAGCGGTTTCGCGATGATCCTGAACGCCCAGCCCGACATCGCGGTGGTGGGCGAGGCGGGCGACGGCACCGAGGCGATCGCCGCCGTGCGCGCGCTCGACCCCGACGTCGTGCTGCTCGACATCCGCATGCCGGGCCTGGACGGCATCGAGGCCGCGAAGGCGGTGTGCGGCGAGACCCGCACCCGCGCGATCATGCTCACCACGTTCGACCAGGACGACTACGTCTACGACGCCCTCTACGCGGGCGCGAGCGGGTTCCTGGGCAAGGACGTGCGCCGCGACGACCTCGTGCACGCGGTCCGGGTGGTGGCCGCGGGGGAGGCGCTGCTCGCACCCGGCATCACGCGTCGGCTCATCTCCGACATCGCGCGTCACCGGCCGCGCGAGGGCACGACGCCCTCAGACCGCCTGTCGGTGCTGACCGAACGGGAGCGCGAGACCCTGCGCCTGCTCGGCCGCGGCCTGTCGAACGCGGAGATCGCGGCGGCCATGGTCGTCAGCGAGCACACCGTGAAGACCCACGTGAGCAACGTCCTGGCCAAACTCGGCATCCGCGACCGCGTCCAGGCCGTGATCGCCGCCTACGAGACCCGCCTGATCGAGCCTTCCTGACTCCGTCGCGCGGGGGAGCCGCGCCCGGTGCCTCCCCCGCGCGACCGAGGCCGGAAGACCGCTCGCGGCGGCGATCCGCCCGGCCGCCGGTTCTCCGAAGATCGAGAGTGTAAGAACGCAGGTCTCGCACTCCGGGAGATACCCCTCATGACCAGGATCGCCTTCCATCTCGCCCCCGCCCTCATGCTCGCCTACGGCGTGGTCCGGCTCGTCGACGGCCTCGACGGACAGCACGGGCCGGGACCCGCCTGGACGGTCGGGCATCTGCTCTTCCTCGGCTGCCTCCTGCTGTTCGGAGGCGTCATCTCGGGCCTGCACGGCCGCGTCCGGGCCACCGCGGGCGGTCCCGCGCGCCGGGTCACGGCCGGCGTCCTGGCCGCGGTCTCCGCTTTCGGCCTGGTGACGTTCATCCGCGTCGCGGTCCTCGACATCGTCGTCGGCCTCCAGGCCGCGGACGCCGCCGAGAAGAGCATGCTCGCCGACCGGTACGGCGACGTCCCCGCGGTGCTTCCCCAGGCCCTCTACGAGATCGGCCCGGTCTTCTTCATGCTCGGCCTGGTCGGCCTGCTCGTCCAGTGCGCGGTCGTGGCCCCCGGCCGCAGGGCGCCGTCCGCCCTGCGCCCCGCCCTGGTCGCCGCCGGTTTCGTCGCCATCACCCTCGACCTCGACCTCCTCCCGCTCGGCGCGGCCCTGATCTGGCTCGCCCTCGCCCCGCTCACCGGCGACCGGCACGCGTCCTCGCCGACCCCGGCCGCCGTCGGCGGACCGGCCTGACCAGACCCCTGGCGCGCACCGCCGCCCGGACGACGCCGGAGGCCCGAACCGGGCCTTCGGCTCTTCCGGGCGGCGATGCCGGGGCCTACCAGCGGCCGGTGCGGGACAGGAGGACGGCGGCGGCGGCGACGCCGGCCGTCGAGGTGCGCAGGACGGTCGGGCCGAGCAGGACGGGACGGGCGCCGGAGGCGGTGAAGGCGGTGAGTTCCTCTGGGCTGATGCCGCCTTCGGGGCCGACGACCAGGACGATCTCCGGGGCGCCCAGGGGGACCCGGCTGAGCGGCTCGGCGGCCTCCTCGTGCAGGACCAGGGCCAGGGGCGCGGCCGCCAGGCGGGCGGCGACCCGGGCGGTGGTCTCCAGGTCGGCGACCTCTGGGAAGCGGGCGCGGCGGGACTGCTTGGCGGCCTCGCGGGCGGCGTTGCGCCAGCGCGCGAGGGACTTCTCGCGGCGTTCCGGACGCCACTGGGTGATCGAGCGGCTGGCCGCCCACGGCACGATCACATCGACCCCCGCCTCCGTCATCACCTCCACCGCGAGTTCTCCCCGCTCGCCCTTCGGCAGCGCCTGCACCACGGTGATCCGCGGCGTGGGCTCCGGCTCCACCCTCCGCTCGACCGCCTCCACCTCAAGCCTTTCGCGCCCGACCCCGGCGACGACCCCGCGCACCACGAGCCCCGCACCGTCCGTCAGCACCACCTCCTCGCCCTCCCGCAACCGCTTCACCGTGGCCGCGTGCCGCCCCTCGGCCCCCTCGACCACGATCCTGCCGTCCGCCAGCACGGCGGACTCCACCACGAAAACCGGAGCACTCACCCCTCCATCCTCGCAGGGTGGGAAGGGGCGGGGCGCGCCCCGGCCAGAACCCGGGTGGCCGGGGCGGCTCCTTGCCCGGAACCGGGGGTCGGGTGAGGCTCAGGTGGGGGTGGGGTCCGGGGAGGGGTCGGTGGGGGCCGGGGTGGGGGTGGCGGGAGCGGAAGGGGTGGCCGACTCCGGCTGGGGCGAGGCCGGGAGGGAGGGGGTCCCGGTCTCGGTGGGGGCGGGCTGCTGGCTGGCGGGGGGCTGGTCAGGGGGGTCGGCGGGCACCGACGGCGAGGGGTCGGGCGCGGTGGAAGGAAACGGGGCCGTCGCGGGAGGGCAGGGCGTGAGCGTGGGCGACGGGGTGGGTTCGGTCGTCGTGGGAGACGGGGAAGCGGCCGATGGGGTGGGGGTGACGGTCGGCGGAAGACAGGTGGGCTGGACCCCGTCGAACGGGGTGGCCAGGCCGTCGGGGCCGATGACGGATCCGCCGGGCGCCTGCTCGGAAGGGCCGGGCGCGGTCTTCGGCTCCTGCTTGGGCACCGACTCGCCACCGGGGGAGATGAAGCGGTGGTAGGCGGCGGGGGTGGCGGTGATCGCGACGGTGCCGGTGGTCAGGGCCGCGGCGGCGGCGAGCAGCAGGCTCTTCCAGCTCGGCCGGGGGAACGGGCGGCGGACCGAGGTCCGCTCGCGGATCAGGCCCAGTCCTTCGGGGGACGGCATGACCTGGTCCGCCTCGGCGCGCAGGGCGCGGCGGAGCATGTCGGCGTAAGGGTCGCCGGGGGTCATGAGGGCTCCAGGGCGTTGCGGAGCGCGGCCATGCCGCGCGCCGTGTGGCTCTTCACCGCGCCGCGGCTGATGCCCATGGCGGCGGCGATCTCGGCTTCGGAAAGGTCGGCGTAGTAGCGCAGCACCAGGGCTTCGCGCTGCCGGGGCGGGAGCCCGTGCAGCGCGCGCACGACGGCGTCGCGCTCCAGTTGAATGATGGCCCCGTGCTCGGCGCTCTGCACGTCGGGCAGGCCCTTGGGGGCGTACTTCTCGACGACGGCGCGGTGCCGCAGCACCGAGCGGGCGCGGTTGACCACCGACTGCCGGAGGTAGGCCAGCGCCTTGCCGGGGTCGCGCAGCCGCCGCCAGGACCCGTGCATCGCCACGAACGCGTCCTGGACGACCTCTTCGGCCGTGGCCACGTCGCGCACCAGCAGCGCGGCGAGCCGGACCAGGGAGCGGTACTCGGCCCCGTACAGGGCGGTCACGGCTTGGTCGGCGTCCCACGCGGCCGCCACTCCGGGGGGTGGAGCCAGGAGGGTCTCGGTCACATCAGTGGGACGCCCACCCTCGTCGTCCGGTTTACCAAACCGCATTCAGCCGTCCAGCCGCATCGGGGGTACGCCGCCAAGTGCCACCATAACCAGACGAAGCCACGCCGTGCCGTGCAAGTTGCGTATCCCGCAGTCGATAGCATGCCGCTCGAACGTGAGGACGGAGGCCCCGTGGACTGTCTTTTCTGCAAGATCATTTCGGGTGAGGTGCCCGCGCAGGTGGTCCGGGAGACCGAGCAGACGCTCGCCTTCCGCGACATCAACCCCCAGGCGCCGGTGCACGTGCTGGTGATCCCGAAGCTGCACGTGCCCGATTTCGCCTCGCTGGCCGAGCACCCCGAGGCGCTCGCGGCGCTGGCCGCGGAGGCGGCGAAGGTCGCCGACGCCGAGGGCGTCGCGAAGTCCGGCTACCGGGTGGTGTTCAACACCGGTTCGGGCGCCGGCCAGACCGTGTTCCACGCGCACGCCCACGTGCTGGGCGGCCGCGGGCTGAACTGGCCTCCCGGATAGCCCGGATCGTGCGGATGACCAGCGTGAACGCGGTGCGTCCGGCGGAAATGGGCGCGCGCCGGGCGGCCCCCGGTCGGTACCATGGTCGACAAGACCGGAAACCACGCAGCAGAGGGGTTCAGTGGCCGCCCGCGGCCGGCAGATGACCGAATCAAAGAGTTCCCGAGGCGGCACGCCCGCCAAGACCGGGGCGCGCGCCCAGATGAAGATCGTCGTCCCCGACGACCTGCCCATGGTCGCGCTGCTCGGCTCGGGCGACGAACTGCTCGCGGCCGTGGAGAAGGCCTTCGACAGCGACATCCATGTCCGGGGCAACGAGATCACCGTGACCGGCGGCTCGGAGCCGGAGCTGGTGGCCGAGCTGTTCGCCTCCCTGGTGGAGCTGCTCGGCAAGGGCACCGTGCTCACGCCCGACGTGGTCGAGCGCAGCCTGTCGATGCTGCGCCACTCCGGCCGCCCCGCGGACGTGCTGAGCCACGACATCCTCTCCTCGCGCGGCAGGACGATCCGCCCCAAGACCGTCAACCAGAAGCGCTACGTCGACGCGATCGACCGGCACACCGTCGTCTTCGGCATCGGGCCCGCGGGCACCGG harbors:
- the dnaJ gene encoding molecular chaperone DnaJ, with translation MRDYYAILGVSRNATPDEIKKAYRRLARELHPDVNPDAESQEKFKEVTQAYEVLSDPKKKEMFDLGADPFAPGGGAGGFGGGFGAGFPFSDLMDAVFGQAGTRGPRSRARRGRNATLRVELDLAETAFGTTRELTIDTATVCKVCSGSGAEAGTHPEQCDMCHGRGEIQQVQRSFLGQVMTSRPCPQCGGYGSVIRTPCRECSGEGRVRTQRTIKVKIPAGVEHGTHIQLAGEGEVGPGGGPAGDLFLEIVERQHAIFEREGDDLHCTVQIPMTAAALGSTVTVETLDGAEEVDIRPGTQSGQVIPLYGRGARHLNMSGRGDLMIHVNVETPTKLDPEQEDLLKQLSVLRDEERPPGKFAPGQQGFFSRLRDAFHT
- a CDS encoding sensor histidine kinase, producing the protein MSAGFGGFGLPARPSSRGGGLLVDVLVAAAVAVPVFVPFATAPEVTPLGVVVNLGTVVPLVWRRRAPFAVALVVACFAMAVSLHHRPGQMLQYGALVAIYTLADLGRHRWQRWGFIGALVATIPPGALLVKGNDAGEFMFTLLLPMTAFLLGTLARTARERSEALAERSVRLEREREVEAARAAAEERARIARDMHDVLAHAVSIMVVQAEAGPVVVRSDPDQAERVFDAIADAGRDAMAQLRRTLGVLKEERDRGVRAPQPTIGALPGLVEHVNRTGVRVGLTVEGARREVPADADVAAYRIVQEALTNTVKHAGARTAEVRLRWTDRELEITVTDDGQGQAVGDPGWRRGGEGLIGIRERVIACGGTAEAGPLPDGGFRVLARLPCPAAVTA
- a CDS encoding response regulator codes for the protein MIRVVLVDDQELVRSGFAMILNAQPDIAVVGEAGDGTEAIAAVRALDPDVVLLDIRMPGLDGIEAAKAVCGETRTRAIMLTTFDQDDYVYDALYAGASGFLGKDVRRDDLVHAVRVVAAGEALLAPGITRRLISDIARHRPREGTTPSDRLSVLTERERETLRLLGRGLSNAEIAAAMVVSEHTVKTHVSNVLAKLGIRDRVQAVIAAYETRLIEPS
- a CDS encoding 16S rRNA (uracil(1498)-N(3))-methyltransferase, which gives rise to MSAPVFVVESAVLADGRIVVEGAEGRHAATVKRLREGEEVVLTDGAGLVVRGVVAGVGRERLEVEAVERRVEPEPTPRITVVQALPKGERGELAVEVMTEAGVDVIVPWAASRSITQWRPERREKSLARWRNAAREAAKQSRRARFPEVADLETTARVAARLAAAPLALVLHEEAAEPLSRVPLGAPEIVLVVGPEGGISPEELTAFTASGARPVLLGPTVLRTSTAGVAAAAVLLSRTGRW
- a CDS encoding SigE family RNA polymerase sigma factor, which codes for MTETLLAPPPGVAAAWDADQAVTALYGAEYRSLVRLAALLVRDVATAEEVVQDAFVAMHGSWRRLRDPGKALAYLRQSVVNRARSVLRHRAVVEKYAPKGLPDVQSAEHGAIIQLERDAVVRALHGLPPRQREALVLRYYADLSEAEIAAAMGISRGAVKSHTARGMAALRNALEPS
- a CDS encoding histidine triad nucleotide-binding protein; protein product: MDCLFCKIISGEVPAQVVRETEQTLAFRDINPQAPVHVLVIPKLHVPDFASLAEHPEALAALAAEAAKVADAEGVAKSGYRVVFNTGSGAGQTVFHAHAHVLGGRGLNWPPG